A segment of the Lolium perenne isolate Kyuss_39 chromosome 3, Kyuss_2.0, whole genome shotgun sequence genome:
GGTTGGTTTCTTCAGCCCCTATATTCTACTTAACAAAGAACAACACTCTATATTTGCCTGGTAATAATTAAGATGAGAGATCATCTTCCTTAAAAACCGACATAATATTTTCCAGGTAACCTTAAGAACAGATATTGCCATAACAAAACGTAAATACCACGCGCCCATGATTTCTTTCCAAACAAATAGCATATGGAGATTTATTTACGCCATTGATTTAGCGGACAACCAATCCATCCGCACCATCCTCCCTTTCCCAAATATCGCTCTACGCCTCCTAGCCAATCAGCAAGGCGAGCACACGACGATCTAAGCAAACAGCTACAATGGCGAAAATTGTTGGAGCCCATCGACATATCGATTTGGTCTCGGGTAAGTTCGATGAAGCATTCATGCTTACCATCTAATTAGCTTGTGATAAGGGACAGTCGGATTGTGAGAGCGGAAATCATACCGAGCCGGCTGTAGCACTTGTGCAGTGCAGGGAGGGGAAGAGGCCATTGACCCTAGGGCAGGGAGAGGAGGTGTCGGACGAAGCCGTCGTGTGGAGAGGAAGCGGAAAGGAGAAGTCGTGGCGGGGAAAGGGGCGGCGGCGACGCATTGGCGTGAAGAGCTGGCCGCAGGGAGAACCGAGGGAGGGGTGGCCGCTACGTGCTGCAGGCCGGCAGAGGCTTCGCGTTTAACTCCGAACGGCaaggaagaggaggagaggaggggcGCCGCACCTGGTGGAATCTGATGGGCGTGCAGTCGCTcttgaccgccgccgccgccgcgcctagCTTTGCAGAGGAGCTGGCGCTCGGGCTGGGCTAAGCCATCGGAGGAGCGTTTGCGAGGGGATTTGGTATCTTCGTCTAAACAGAGAGAGACTGATAGCTGGATAAGAACAGAGATGGTGACATTGAGCAACTGTTCTCTTCTCTGCTTTGGCCTTTGGCTAGCTAGGACTGATTAGCTAGCTAGAGACTGATTACTTCTAGGACTGATTAGCTAGGTACgctgctgttttttttttttttacggtAAGCTACGCTGCTGTTATTTCTAAATTAAGAAGCTAGGGCTGAGTCCTAAAAAAAAATACACGATGATTAGGTACGTTGCCCTAAGAAAATCTAGCTACACTTTCTAAGAAATGCTAGCTCTTCTTAAAGTGTAGTTCTTCTACAATAGTATTTTTTTTTATAAAGCTAAGAAATCAAGTGGAAATGCATAACATATATTCAACGCCACTGGTATTTGCAGGTTTCATGAATGTTCAATTATATTCATTTATCAATTCTACATGTATGCTAGATTTAAAATCAGTCGATCCAGTTTTTATGTTGCTTATGCAGTTGCACTTTTAATCTACATCGTTTGCCCTTTTACAAGTGTACAACGGCTAATTTTATCATTTGTAATATATCGTTTGTTTTATACTATGAAATCAGTGGTTTTTATTATTCAACTGACTGGTATGATTTAATAAACTAATTGACTTATGAGAGTGGGACCTTTAAAATGTATGTTCTTGAGCCGTATGAAATTATTATTACTTTGTTTGTATTAAATTGCGCCAAAGTTGTGAAGATTGCGTGCCGTGTTGATTAAAACCGCGTCAATTAAAACGGATCAAAGGGTGTACGTGATTTCACTTACCTGTTTGGAGGTGTTTAGTGATGGTTGATGTTTAATGTTTCTATCTTAATCATTTTTATTTTTACATGTTTTGTTACCCGTAGCAATGCACGGGCACTTTACTAGTAATATTAGAAGTAATGAGAAGGCCAGCGGTAGAGGAGCTTGGTGGCTACATGGCGATCGCTGGCCGGTATGACGGAGAAGAGCACAGCCACCGAGAACACATCACATTCGTCTTCCACTACAATGTACCATAGCAACGCACAGGCAAATGTCTTAGTAGTTTATTCATAAAGATGAACAAGGGAAAGCATCCCAGTAGCAGTCCACTGCGAATAGTCCACTGCGAATAGATGTCGAGCAGAACGTTTTATGGCACCAGTCCTAGCTGTAGCCACAATAGTAATAAGCTTAAGAAAAGAAACGCGACAGAGCAATTAAACATTACTATTACGAAAACAAGATCTAAAATGCAGCAAAAACTAGTAGTTTATTCATAAAGATGAACAAGGGAAAGCATCACATGCACAGATGAAAACAGTAGCAGTCCACTGCGAATAGATGTCGAGCAGAACGTTTTATGGCACCAGTCCTAGCTGTAGCCACAATAGTAATAAGCTTAAGAAAAGAAACGCGACAGAACAATTAAACATTACTATTACGAAAACAAGATCTAAAATGCAGCAAAAACTAGTACTAGTAAAATCCACCGCACTGGAGTCTAGGACGAGCTCGCTTCGCATGCAAGCCTGCAAGACTTGCCTCTTGCCACGGCATCACCTGCTAGTAGTCGCTGTCGAGAAGCGTCCCGCCGAGCTGGCTGGAGATGTAGGCATCGATGCAGGCGTAGTGGACCTGCTCGCGGGAGAGGCGGGAGGCGTCCCACGGCCCCATCCTGATCCGCTGCGGCTTCTCGATGCTCTCACCCAGGACCTGGCGCGCCAGAGTGATCAGCCCGGCCTGCCGGAGCTCCGGGATGCCCGTCACCTCCGCCGCGACGCCGCGGAGGTCCTCGAGGTTCGACACCTGGAGGCCGTAGTCACGGCCCAGGCGGTCAGCGTCCGCGTCCACGCCGACGCCGACGAAGCGGAACTGGCTGTCCATGAGGAAGCCCAGGAGGGAGCCGGGGATGTAGTCGGCGTGAATGAGCTGGAAGATGAGGCAGCGCTGGTAGACGCAGAGCTGAAGGAGCGCGGCGGGGTTCTGCGTGGGGCTGTAGCTGGGGCGCCACTCGACGTCGAGCCCGACGATGATCTCGTACGGGGCGCCGCCGTGCATGGAGCACACCTCATCGACCCAGCGCTCCACGGCTGCGCCGGAGGAGGTGACGGTGGTGCTGATCACAGCTCGCTTGAAGGGCACGTCGGTGACATACGTGGCGGCCATACCTGGATCGCCTCGTCCGGCGGCGGCTGCTGCGTCTTCCAATCTACGGTGCGCAAACGACAAGGGTGGTGGATAGGGTTTCACGAAAGGAAGAGAAGGCAAAGCAAGATGGGAAGGTGTCGAAAATCACGGCGAAGACAGGGGCGTCCGGTAGAGAGTTAAatagagaggagaggagaggagaggatgcGACACATTCAAAGAGCGCTCGCTctcggcgatttgcacaaaaataacccaaaaatgaaagaaaagcacagaatgaccctccggcgaaactatttcaccaatctaacccttttgtgtggcgcccctcccacgggcgccacacatgcccatgtggctcccctcctgccggcgccactgacccagccgacgtggccccctcgccgctgagctggtgcgcccatccgacgtggcagcatgtgtggcgcccctcccaacggcgccacacatgccaacttatatcatgttttcggtcgaaaacatccaggggctccggaacgtctgggacttagccgttttgcgaggctcgatgtgtggcgccgatggcacgggcgccacactagcatgtgtggcgccgatgccacgggcgccacacatccacttaagtgtggcgcccgcgcccgcgcccagcccgaccattttcttctctgtttcttttcgtccctccctctctcccccaaGGCGGCCGAcggttcctcctcctccctccctctctcccccaaCAAATCGGGCACAAATTCGTCAGATCTGACCGGCCAATCTCTTCCCC
Coding sequences within it:
- the LOC127343196 gene encoding 3'-5' exonuclease-like, which codes for MAATYVTDVPFKRAVISTTVTSSGAAVERWVDEVCSMHGGAPYEIIVGLDVEWRPSYSPTQNPAALLQLCVYQRCLIFQLIHADYIPGSLLGFLMDSQFRFVGVGVDADADRLGRDYGLQVSNLEDLRGVAAEVTGIPELRQAGLITLARQVLGESIEKPQRIRMGPWDASRLSREQVHYACIDAYISSQLGGTLLDSDY